The nucleotide window GCTCACGTTGCCCACGGCCAGGGGCGTGGCGGTGGTGGAGGCAAACCCGTCGCCGTCCGTGGGCACCAGCATTTGCTTGAGCGTGGCGCTGCCAGTCGTGACACTGAACGTCACGTACTGGCCCGGCTTGGCATTGCCGTACTGGTCGCGCACCAGGACCTTGATCTCGTTCGACCAGGCCGTGCCGCTCTTGGTGGTCTGGCCGTCGCCGCCGGCTTTCTGGATCGAGGCCGCGGCGTCCGCCTCCACGGTGATCGTGAACGTGACCGGCGAGCCGTTCAGCGAGCCGTTGGCGGCCGAGACTTTCATCTCGCCGCTGCGGGTGCTGAGCTGGCTCACAACTCCGGTGGCGTTGCCGTAGATGTCCGTGCTCATCGAGCTTTGGGCGATCTGCGCCGGTCCGGGGCTCGTACCGATCGAGAAATACACACCCACGCCGGCTTTCACGTTGCCGTACTGGTCCACCACGTTGATCGTGGGCAGGGTGAGGCTCTTGCCCGCGGTGCCGCTCAACTCGGTGGTGCCGGAGACCGACATGGCCTGGGCAGCCTGGGGCACGGCGGTGGTGAAGAATATCACGCTGTCCTGGCTCCCGTCCGCGAACACGGCCACGGCGACCACGGAGTTGTTATTAAGCAGTGAGGCAAGGTCATCCGGCCGTCCGGTCAGGCTTCCCGTGGTCCAGCGAGCAGCCACTAGCCCATCCTTGTCGGTCCGAGCTGTCAGTCTTCCCGTTCCGCCGGGTTCACCCCCAGAGGCATTCAACGATCCATCCCTACTTGGGCCATAGGCAGTCATGATTACTGGGAAATTAGTTATAGGTGCACCGAGAGTATCACCATTAACACCGACTCTCGTTGTATCCACCACCCGCATTACTAATGGTAGCGGCAGTTCTGTGCTCACAGGTTGCGGAACCTGATAATTCCCGCTCATAATCACCAGACGGTTGGCCGTGTCTGGATGAGGTAGAGCTTCCGCGTGAACTGTCAGATTTCTCTGAGTTCCGTCATTACGCCTAATCTCAGCCACGACGGTGTTCTCAAGGTCCGGGCCGGGACCGAGTTGCCAGATGAATACTATCAACCCGTTAGCATCCGAGGTCAGGTTGAGTACTACCTGGCCAGGCACCTGTTCGTTTTCCACACCGATTCGGCCTTCATTGTCCGCGTAGGGGCTTATCGGTGTGGTTATGGTCAGCTTTACATCCACATTCGCCATCCGGCTGCCGTCCTCATCCAACACCGCCAGCACCACGGGCAGGGGCAGAATGCTCCCTACCTCGGCGCGCTGGCCGCCGCCGGAGACAAGCACCAGCGAGTCCGGCTCGGCGGCCACCGTGCCAGCGGTGCCCCAGACATTGACATACACCGAGCGTTCCTCGCCGTTGTCGCGGATGATCGTGGCCCGCACCCGGTTGAGGCCCACGTTGGGCCCCAGGGTGAACGTGATCTGGGCGATGCCCTCGCTGTTGGTGTTGCTGACCACTGTGGTGAGCGTGCCGGCGTGCTCCACGGTCCAGGTGACCGACTGGTTGGGCGAGCCGCGTCCGAAAGTGTCGGTCACGGCCACGACCAGCGGCACGGGCAGGGTGCTGCCCGCCGGGGCGGCCAGGCTGTCCTGGGTCACCATGCTGATATCGTAGGCGTTGTAGCGCACATCCGGGTCGAGCCGGCTCCAGATGCGCCATTCCACTTTGACCACCTTGCCGTCCGGCAGCACGGCCGAGGCGGTGATCAGGTTGGCCCCCACCTGGTAGCCCAGGCGCAGTTGATTGCTCGCCACGCCGTAGTCGTCCGTGGTTTTCTCGGTGATGTCGAACGCGCCGCCGCCCTGCACGGCCGTGTAGTAGACCGTGAGGCCCTTGACCGGCTTGCCCAGCGAGTCGACCACCTGCACGGCCAGGGGCAGCTTGAAGAACCGTCCGGCCGAGCCGGTGGTGTCGGCGCCCAGGGGAGTGCCGGTCATGCTGAACGCGCTGGTCGCCGTGCCGCCGCCGCCCCCATCGCCGCCGGTGGTCGTGTCGGCGCTCGATGCGGCATGGGCGGTGAACCGCACCGGCGAGCCCTGCAGGGCCTGGCCGGTGGACATCGAGGCCGAGGCCTCCACCGTATACTGTATATCGGCCGAGGCGCCCAGGGTCAGGTAGACCGAGGTCATGCCGTTGTTGTTGGTCACCACGTCCGAGCTGCGGCTGTTGCTCCCGGCGAGCAGGCCGGCGACGGAAGTCACCTGGAAGCGCACGCTGAACGCCGGCACCGGGTTGCCCTCGTTGTCCAGGACTTGCACGGTGAACGGCTCGGCGAGCCGTCCCAG belongs to bacterium and includes:
- a CDS encoding Ig-like domain-containing protein produces the protein MSTRLNLTRPLVALLLAALAATCGNDSRSPTEIAAHAQRIRMVSGDSQTGRALGRLAEPFTVQVLDNEGNPVPAFSVRFQVTSVAGLLAGSNSRSSDVVTNNNGMTSVYLTLGASADIQYTVEASASMSTGQALQGSPVRFTAHAASSADTTTGGDGGGGGTATSAFSMTGTPLGADTTGSAGRFFKLPLAVQVVDSLGKPVKGLTVYYTAVQGGGAFDITEKTTDDYGVASNQLRLGYQVGANLITASAVLPDGKVVKVEWRIWSRLDPDVRYNAYDISMVTQDSLAAPAGSTLPVPLVVAVTDTFGRGSPNQSVTWTVEHAGTLTTVVSNTNSEGIAQITFTLGPNVGLNRVRATIIRDNGEERSVYVNVWGTAGTVAAEPDSLVLVSGGGQRAEVGSILPLPVVLAVLDEDGSRMANVDVKLTITTPISPYADNEGRIGVENEQVPGQVVLNLTSDANGLIVFIWQLGPGPDLENTVVAEIRRNDGTQRNLTVHAEALPHPDTANRLVIMSGNYQVPQPVSTELPLPLVMRVVDTTRVGVNGDTLGAPITNFPVIMTAYGPSRDGSLNASGGEPGGTGRLTARTDKDGLVAARWTTGSLTGRPDDLASLLNNNSVVAVAVFADGSQDSVIFFTTAVPQAAQAMSVSGTTELSGTAGKSLTLPTINVVDQYGNVKAGVGVYFSIGTSPGPAQIAQSSMSTDIYGNATGVVSQLSTRSGEMKVSAANGSLNGSPVTFTITVEADAAASIQKAGGDGQTTKSGTAWSNEIKVLVRDQYGNAKPGQYVTFSVTTGSATLKQMLVPTDGDGFASTTATPLAVGNVS